The segment CTAACAGATGGAGCAGGTACCTAACAGGTGGAGCAGGCACCTAACAGGTGGGCAGGCACCTAACAGGTGGGCAGGCACCTAACAGGTGGATCAGGCACCTTAACAGGTGGAGCAGGCACCTAACAGGTGGAGCAGGTACCTAACAGGTGGATCAGGCACCTAACAGGTGTGCAGGCACCTAACAGGTGGGCAGGCACCTAACAGGTGGGCAGGCACCTAACAGGTGGATCAGGCACCTTAACAGGTGGATCAGGCACCTAACAGGTGTGCAGGCACCTAACAGATGGAGCAGGTACCTAACAGGTGGAGCAGGCACCTAACAGGTGGAGCAGGTACCTTAACAGGTGGATCAGGCACCTAACAGGTGGGCAGGCACCTAACAGGTGGGGTAGGCACCTAACAGGTGGATCAGGCACCTTAACAGGTGGATCAGGCACCTAACAGGTGGATCAGGCACCTAACAGGTGTGCAGGCACCTAACAGGTGGGGTAGGTACCTAACAGGTGGGGCAGGCACCTAACAGATGGAGCAGGTACCTAACAGGTGGAGCAGGCACCTAACAGGTGGGCAGGCACCTAACAGATGGAGCAGGTACCTAACAGGTGGAGCAGGCACCTAACAGGTGGGCAGGCACCTAACAGGTGGAGCAGGCACCTTAACAGGTGCAGTGGGTACCTAACAGGTGGATCAGGCACCTAACAGGTGTGCAGGCACCTAACAGATGGAGCAGGTACCTAACAGGTGGATCAGGCACCTAACAGGTGTGCAGGCACCTAACAGATGGAGCAGGTACCTAACAGGTGGAGCAGGCACCTAACAGGTGGGCAGGCACCTAACAGGTGGAGCAGGCACCTTAACAGGTGCAGTGGGTACCTAACAGGTGGATCAGGCACCTAACAGGTGTGCAGGCACCTAACAGATGGAGCAGGTACCTAACAGGTGGAGCAGGCACCTAACAGGTGGGGTAGGCACCTAACAGGTGGATCAGGCACCTAACAGGTGGGGTAGGCACCTAACAGGTGCAGTGGGTACCTAACAGGTGCagcaggcacattaacaggtagAGTGGGCACCTACCAGGTGCAGAGGGTACCTAACAGGAACCTGCAGAGCTCATCCCTAGAAGGGCCGCGGGGTTTGTCTGCCGGGAAGGACAGGGGGTGGTGGgggaaagttttttgttttccattacgAGTCATGCAGAAGGATTCCCTATTCAAAAACTCAGCTTAGAGAAAGGACCAGAAAATGCCAGAGGGAGGAGGCTCGGCCAATCCCGAATCCCACCCAAGCATGCGGCTGCCCTGCCACAGTCCCCACGCCCCCCACCTTGCGTGTTCCTCCTCAGAGGCAGGGGGATTTCAGAACTCtgcacctccctcctccctggcaccaTTGCTGAGGGTCCCTCTTGCCCCACACGGACTAGATATCCttactagtttttattttttgacaggcagagtggacagtgagaaagagagagagagagagagagaaaggtcttcctttgccgttggttcaccctccaatggccgctgtggccggtgcactgcgctgatccgatggcaggagccaggtgcatctcctggtctcccatggggtgcagggcccaagcacgtgggctatcctccactgcactcccgggccacagcagagagctggcctggaagaggagcaaccaggacagaatccggtgccccgaccgggactagaacctggtatgccggcgccacaaggtggaggattagcctagtgagctgcggcgccggcctagtatttttttttaaaggtttatttatttattttatttgaaaggcagagtgccagagaaagagagagagggagagggagagatcaatcttccatctattggttaactccctaaatgcctgcaacagccagggctgggccaggacaaagccaggggccaggacctccatctgggtgtcccaggatcacctgttgccttcccaggcgcatttgctggaagctgcactggaaatggagcagtggggacttgaactggtgtttgGTATAGGATGCTGGTGGATAAggggctgcaccacagtgctggccccaacgcCTCTCCACACCAACCTGGACCCCTCCCCTCAAGGAAAAGCCTTTTCCTGGCACCCAGCACTTGGAacaatgtttatttgtttgaaaggcagaaagacagaatgagtgagatcttccattcactggttcactccccaaatgcccaccataggcagggctgggccaggctgaagccaggagccaggagctccatctgggtctcccgtgtaggtgacaggggcccaggcacttgagccctcactgctgcctcccagggaatgcatcatcagggagctggattggaagcagagctcatGTCCTCCAAATTGGgaggcagacatcccaagtggcctcCATGCCCGCCCAAAActaacttccttccttcttaaCGCTGAATTTTATTCCATTGCACGCAGCCACCACTTTCTGTTGTCCATTCATTCACCTGCTGATGGGCGCTTTCACTTTTGAGTAATTATGAATAAGGCCTCTATGCAAATAGTGTGCACAAGGGGGAAGTTCTGCACTGACATCTGTTGAAGTCATCTCTCTACAGATTTTTGGAGATCCCCTTGGAATCTTGGGTTTTGTAAACCGAGAGCTCAAATTTTCGAAAGTCAGGATTCCTTTCTCTGCCACAGTATCCTCCACCTGAGGTTACTTTTATCAAAGTCATCGTgaatcatcttcatttttttttaagtaaaaactaGATTTCCCAGAAGGTTAAGAAGAAAgtaaagaggggctggtgctgcagcgtagcgggtaaagctgttgcctgcagtgccagcatcccatatgggtgccggttcaagtcccagctattccacatccaatccagctctctgctgtggcctgggaaagcagaagatggctcaagtgcttgggagacctggaagaagctcctagctcccggctttgtattggcccagctctggctgttgcaactgtttggggagtgaaccagtggatggaagagctctctctctttctgcctctggctctctgtaactctttcaaataaataaataaatattttaaaaaattcccaatGTGTCATaaagtattattattaaaaaaatcaagagaagagaagagagagttcTCATATATTTGGCAgagtttgagtgctggttcactgcctccCCATCACCACATTCCTAGGATGCAACTCAGCCCTCCGTGGGACAGTGTTAAGGGGTGGGAGCCTTTGGGGGCTTCTCTCACGGGTGGCGTGAGTGTCCTGAGAGGCTCATGGGAACAGGTGTTTAGCTCAGCAGTGAAGGTGCCCACGTGCCACATCAgaggcccacctctggctcctgaggccagctccctgctgatgcacacctgggaggcagcagtgatggctcaggtccttgggtccctgtcaaccacgtgggagatgtggttGGAGCTCCCtgatcctggctgcagcccggtcccgctccagctactgcaggcatttgagaagtaaaccagcaaatgggcaGTCACTCTGGCTGTCTCTGACtctgtgcccttcaaataaattaaaaaaaaaaaaaaaggcttgggaGAACTCGCTTGCCTCTAGGGCCAGTGAGGACCCAGCTTTGCCTGCTGGGGCCTTGACCTTGGGGTTGGACTTGTGGGAAATGTCCAAGTCCCTGTGTAAACCCCCCTGGATGTCGCTTTGTTGCGGACTCCAGAACCACTAAGACACCTTGCACTTGGCAACATTTGTTGCAACTCACACACCCAAACCAATGCACTGTTGCTACTTCAAGTCCATCATTTATTTACAGGGGACTGCCATGACATTTTACCGGCACATCTCTTCAGGTCCTGGGACACTTCCTTCAATTTCCCTCTTGATGCCCTGGTCAAGTTCCAGGAGGACTGTCCAGAGATTTTGCATCTTCTCCTTGGGCCTCCTCATCCATCCAGGAGAACACAGAAACAGCAACCCAGGAACAGGGGTCAGGGGTGCACCCACTGGATGCCAAAGAAGGTCTCGTCAGCATTTTGGGAGGGCATCAGGGGCAGGGTGAGGTTGGTGCACAGCACGTCTCCGCGGGCCAGGGGTGTCAGGCGCTGGGAGGTGACGGTGCAGCCCTGGTGGAAGTGGAGGCGTAGGAGGCTGATGctgtgggtggctggggagcAGATGCCGATGGCCAGGGTGGCACCGTGGGGCCACGTGGTGCCCATGGAAGAGCAGTTGGCCAGCGTGGCCTGGATGTGCAGCCTGTAGATGCCGTCCCGGTGGACACGCAGCTGCCCCTTGTCCAGGTCTGGTCCATGCAGGAAGGAGCGGCCCAGAGCCGGGCCTGCCTGCCAGTGCAGTCTGGGGTCCTGCCGAGGACCTGGGGGTGGCAGGtaggggggtgggaggagagagggttAGGGCCACGACCAGTGAAGGATGGGGGTCAGGGACATAGGATGtagggagagggagttggaggggcagggagagagggaggaagaggaggagggggagagagaaaccaggagatggacagagaaagacacacagagagacagacagaggcagagactagGTGGGGCGAACACCTATTGTTTTGTGGCCCAGCGTCTGTATGGGGTTAACCTCTCCACACCAGACCAGAGCTCTGTGGTTCCTGACGGTGGAGGTTTCCAGTCCTCCACCTCCCCCCAGTTCCGCAAAGTAATCGATCTTGAACATCTGCCTGCTGTAACGGCCCCCTGAGGCCACCCCACTGAGGGACAGCCAGCCACAGCCGGCACCGCCCCATCCCAGACCCCGGGTTCCATGGGCATTGCAGAGGGGCCATTGTgactccctcccagccccagcgAGTCCCACGGGACCCTCACCTGCCCCCTCTATACCTCATTAGAGCCCCAAGGACACCCAGATCCATTCCCCACCTGCTGGTGCCCCAGACAACCCCCTCCTCAGGGGCCCTGCAAGGTGGTGCCCTCCTCTCTCTGGGGTCTGAGTCCTAAATGGCTCTGTCCATCTCCTGGACTTTGCTGGGAGGCCTCCCCTGGGTCCCAGGTGACCACCACACCAaacgcaccccccccccccggtccaGGCCAGGGCTCAGTTGCAGGTGGGATAAACTGGGCGTGGTAGGAGGAGCTACAGGGCATCTGCTCTCTGGGAGTAGTCAGCTCCAGGCCCTTGTGAGGGTCACGCCTGGCTTCGGGGCAGATCCAGGGTGCAGACGCATCCAGTGCACAGCACAGTGTCAGCATCCGTGCCTCCATCCCCGGGGTACCATCGGGCACGACTGGGTTTATAGCCACACAGAGCTTCtcaagaagagggagggagataagagagagatagagagatgaggagacagacagggagataaggagacagagaagaaagatagcgatacagagacagagagatggagacagacaaagagacagagacaggcagggaaaGAGACGCTCACCAAGAATCAGAGCCCAAAATGCCAAAGAGAAGGAACCAAAGACCCATTGGTTGCAAGCTGAATGGAACCCAGCACCCAAACCCCCAGACCTCACCTCTGAGGCTGTAACCACCCAGAAGcggaagaggagcagagagaggcgGGAAGGGCCCTGCCCTCCCGCAGGCAGCCATCGGCTGGAGCCCTCCCAGGGAGGTCCCCAGGGGTCCCCTTGACATgggccctgcccttcctcccctccacctTCCTCCGCCTGGACCCTCCCAGCTTGGCCATGCCTACGGTTTGCGTCTCCCCACAGCACAGGGTAAGCTCAGGTTTTTGGCCATCTTGTTCACTCCAGGGGCACCCAGAACCTTGCCTGCCCACGGGTGTtggacacagtggttaagatcccGGGCAGCCTGGCTGGAGTCCCCGGCTCCTCTGCTCCCGATGCCAGCtcctaatgagcaccctggggggcagcagtgatggctcaagtgcttgggcccctgccagccacgtgggagacccggatggggctccCGGCTTccctcagccccagttgttgtgggcatttggagtgtgaaccagcagatggaagatccctctgcctttcaataaaaaataaataaaaacgtaCTGCGAGGAACTGAATACGCAGGGGAAGACGCCCAGGCACACACCTGCCCCATCCCTCCGTCcgtccgtgtctctctctctctctgtctctcctttgggCGCTAACGCAAGCCCTCTCACCTGTCCCCGCACGTCGGCGCGCGCGCACTCACTGCGCACACCTGCCCCGCGTTACCTGAGTGATTCAGCTGCAGCTCCGCGATGTCCCCCTGGGGGAGATAAACAAAACACAGAGACTAGAAGACGTCAGCCCGGGGGCCTGGGGCGTCCCCTCCCCCCCTCGCCCCCGCGCCCCCAAGCCGGCATCTCCTCCGGGAcccctcagagagagagagagagagagagaggcggtcCAGGGGAGCGCCAGGACCAGAGCTTCCTGGTTTTCCTGGAAGTCACCGCGCGCGCGAGCGCACGGCGGGCACCTCTGCGCGGTCCCCAAGGCGGAACTTCCCGCGCCTCTGGGTACCGCGCTGCCAGCCCCGTGAAGCCCCCAGCGGCCTCGAGACAGCCTCGCCGAGGAGGGGCGAGGAGGCCCGGAGCGCACAGCGCCTCGCGGCAGTCcgacctgcctctctctctccccgaccCCATCCTCAACCCCTCCGCGTTCACCCATCTCACCCCCGCTCCTTGGCCCGCGTGCGCCCCGGCGCACGGCCTCTCCCGCTCGCCGCCGGCCCCTCTGCCCCGCGCGCGTCCGCTCCGTGACTCACCGCAGGTGGTTCGAGCTGCGGCTgccggtgctgctgctgctgccgcgcGAGCCGCTGGCTACAGACAAGGCAGTGGATGGCGACGCCGGCgagcgccagcagcagcgcggcGCGCAACACGGACGCCCAGGGCAGGCGCGGCAAGACGCAGCCGGTGCTCTCCTCCGCCATCGCGGCCCGCGGCCCGCGCTGCAtaggcggcgcgggcggcggccgGGAGAGAGGAAAGCTACAGCCCCTCCGGACGCCGGCTGGGTTTTGCTTGCCTCGACCTGCCTGCCCGGGGGCCGACCCGCCCTCTCTGGGGATGTCCggccggggtggggagagacTTGAGCTATTGGCGGCAGGGTAGGGAAATCCCCACCCCGCTGCTGCCGTCCCCCACCGCCCTGCTGAGTCCGGGAGGGGCCCCTCAGGCGGGGGACGTCCAGCCTTCCTGTTCGCACCCTCCCCCTGCTGGGgctcatgcattcattcaacaaaccatccctgggtgggtggggggtatTGCACTGGGCACCAGCCAGGGATTGGGAGTGGGGCTCCAggtacctctgtttctctctttctttctttttacagatttatttatttatttggaaggcagagttatagagaggcagaggcggggggggggggcggcggggaggacagagattttccatccactgattcactccccagatggctgccacggctggagctggtctgatccgaagccaggagcttcttccaggtctcccatgtgggtgcaggggcccaagcacttgggccatcttctactgctttcccaggtgcatcagcagggagctggatcagaagtggagcggccgggacatgaaccggcgtccataggggatgccggcaactgcaggtggcagctttacctgctatgccacagcgccggcccctctgtttCTAACTTAGCTGGCGGTCCGGTGGGGCcaggagaggagaaaaggagCCATGAGTGGTCACTTACCGGCCTGACCCTGGCACCTTGTGGTCCTGGAGACCACTTGTTCTCCAAGGCTGTCCCCGTGGAGCAGTGTCCTCCCTCACGTCCCTGCCCAGCAGGGCCCTCAGAAGACCTTTGCAATCTGCAGTGAGGTTCAGAGGCAGTACCTGGGCCTAGGTGATTGAGGCGCAATTACTACAAGAGGAAGGAACAAGGACTTAGCGCCCCATACCGGAGGGCTGGATTctatcctggctctgcctcctgatgccagcattcctgctactgtgcccaCGGGAGGCAGTAGTGAGGGCTCAAGACTTGTGCACCTgctacccccgtgggagacccggagggagctcctggcccctggcttccgcctggcccagccctggctgtcatgggcgttgaggagtgaagcagctggtagAAGCTCTTTCTTCTGGCCTCCCTCACACGCACTGGAAGAGAGAGGGCACGGAGACACGGGGAAGGGCGCCACGTAATGGCAAAAGCAGAGGTCGGAGAGATGGATGCAGAAGACAAGGAGTTTCCAGCCTTGAGAAACtggcagaggcagaaggggacTCCCCTTGGAGCCTTTGgtgtctgggggtggggtgtggtcCAGGCGGCCTCTGGGGAACCTGGATTGCAGCACTCACCTGAGGTCAGTGGCAGATACGTTGCTGGTGACTCCATTGGTGGGACTTGTTGGGAGGACCAGCAGGTCGAAGCCACCGCCGTGAGGCTGGAGGCGGGAGAGGCTACGCACACCCTGCATGAGAAACTTGCGAGCTTTATTTTTAGAGCCTGCAATTTGAAACTTGCATTAGAAAGTGAGGGGTGACAGTCACCTGAGTGGGGTGAGgctggagagagagcaggaagtgaGTGGAAGGGGCCGGCTCTGGCCTGCTGGTTGAGCCATCAGGCCGTGGCTAGGTAgtagctgggtgcctgccacccatgtgggagacccggaagacccggatggagctcctggctctcagccctggccatttgggggaatggacccgaggatgggagctctctctctttgtttctgtctgctctcaaataaagtgaggggggaaaaaaaagaaggggtgggggtaggggagacTTGAGAGGTTGAGTGAAAAGCTGTGGCTGATATGGGGAGCAAGGGTGGGCAGGtaaaagagggaagggaggggaggggccagcaatgtggcacagagggctaagtttctgcctgcggcactggcatcccatatggacactggtccgagccccagctgctccacttccaatccagctctttgctatggacttggaaagcagtagaaaatggtccaagtccttgggcccctgcaccctatggaagacctagaagaagctcctggctcctggcttctgtttggcccagttcttgctgttgcagccatttggggagcagaccagcagatggaagattctctctctctctctctctctctctctctctctgtgtgtgtaactctgactttcaaataaataaataaatcttaaaaaaaagagagagagagggaggggagtcTTGCCCAAGAGCTGCCGAGTGTGTGTTTTGCAGTGTTCCGGCATGTAAGGAAGACAACTGGTCTTGTGTGTTCACGACAGCACTGCCCACTgtagccaagatgtggaatcaacctggGTATCCATCAGTGGACGGCTGGATGAAGAAGCGGCTGATTCCAATGGGGTGTAAGGACATGGTGGAATACTATCCAGCCACGAAAAAGAGAGACATCCTGACACCGGTGAAATAGACAGAACTGGAGGCCTTTCAGTGAAAGAAGTGGGACACACAGAGACTCCTGCTGCATGTTCTCTCTCCTGGGCGggagttacaaaaaaaaaaaaaaaaccacacacaaaaacaaaacaaaataaaaaaagacttagtCGGCCTGAACCTAGAATAGTGATGGACAGAGGCTGGGACAGTGGGGAAGGCAAGCTAGAGGAGGCGAGAGAATGGggacaaacacagagagatggaACAGGCtctgtgtgccacagcactgtggGTCTCATGGTAATGTGAGAACGAGTGGAatgggggcaggcgttgt is part of the Oryctolagus cuniculus chromosome 16, mOryCun1.1, whole genome shotgun sequence genome and harbors:
- the CD70 gene encoding CD70 antigen; amino-acid sequence: MQRGPRAAMAEESTGCVLPRLPWASVLRAALLLALAGVAIHCLVCSQRLARQQQQHRQPQLEPPAGDIAELQLNHSGPRQDPRLHWQAGPALGRSFLHGPDLDKGQLRVHRDGIYRLHIQATLANCSSMGTTWPHGATLAIGICSPATHSISLLRLHFHQGCTVTSQRLTPLARGDVLCTNLTLPLMPSQNADETFFGIQWVHP